The Saprospiraceae bacterium region CTGCTTTGATCTCATCGATGGCTTCGTAAATAATTGAATACAGCTTGATCTGTACTCCCTCCTTTTCCGCCAGATTTCTTGCCCCTAAAGAAGGCCTTACCTGAAATCCTATGACAATTGCATCTGATGCTGAGGCCAGCAAAACATCTGATTCTGCAATGGGTCCTACTGCTTTATGAATAACGCTTACCTGAATTTTTTCTACAGAAAGTTTGATTAACGAATCCGCCAACGCTTCAACAGAGCCATCCACATCTCCTTTTACGATTAATTTCAACTCTTTGAAATTACCCAATGCAAGACGGCGTCCAATTTCGTCAAGTGAAATCCGCTTTGCAGCACGGCTTGCTTGTTCTCTGTTGATTTGAGCCCGACGACCGGCAATCAACCTTGCTTCACCTTCATCTTCCATTACCTTAAATTTCTCACCGGCGGTGGGAGCTCCGGGCAACCCTAAAACCAACACAGGTGTTGACGGTGGAGCTTTGGTTAATTTTTGAGCCCTTTCGTTGAACATGGCTTTTACTTTTCCTGCATGTTCACCAGCCAAAATAAAATCTCCATTTTTCAATGTTCCATTTTGCACCAACAATTTGGTGACATAACCCCGGCCTTTATCCAACGAGGCTTCGATAACGGTACCGTTCGCAGGTCTCTTCGGATTGGCTTTGAGATTTAACACCTCGGCTTCAAGTAGTATTTTTTCGAGGAGGGAATCGATCCCTAATCCTGATTTTGCAGAAATATCCTGCGACTGATATTTTCCACCCCATTCTTCCACCAGCAAATTCATTTGGGAAAGTTCATTTTTTATCCGTTCAGCATCTGCTCCGGCTTTATCCACCTTATTGATCGCAAAGACCATGGGTACTCCTGCAGCCTGCGCATGAGAAATGGCCTCCTTGGTTTGAGGCATCACGTGATCGTCTGCAGCAATAATGATCACAGCGATATCTGTAACTTTTGCACCTCGCGCACGCATGGCTGTAAAGGCCTCGTGACCCGGGGTATCCAGAAAAGTAATGGGTTTGTGATCCGGACCTACTTTCACTTCGTACGCACCGATGTGCTGGGTAATTCCACCGGCTTCGCCGGATGCTACGTTTGCTTTCCGGATGTGGTCGAGTAATGAAGTCTTACCATGGTCGACGTGTCCCATAACGGTCACGATGGGTGCCCGCTCAACCAAATCAGCAGGATCATCTACAATATCTTCTTCTTCTTCAACGCCCTCTTCTTCCGCGCTGATGAATTCAATCTTATGTCCAAATTCTTCTGATAAAATTTCAATGACCTCTGCGTCCAAACGTTGATTGATCGAGACGATGATACCCATGTTCATACAGGTCATGATAACATCCGATACGGGTACATTCATCAGATTGGCCAATTCAGAAACGGTCACAAACTCTGTAAGCTGAATAGCGGAAGCATCTTCTGCTGATTGTCTGATGTTTTCCTTCTCCCGCATTTCTTCCCGCTTGTCGCGGCGAATCTTTTGCCTTTTATTTTTTCCACCCTGATGCAACTTGGCCATGGTTGCACGGATCTGATCTTCGATTTCTTTGGTTGATACTTCTTT contains the following coding sequences:
- the infB gene encoding translation initiation factor IF-2, producing the protein MKVLFKVATEFNVGLSTVVEALQKKGFEIENKPTAKVTDEMYTELLKEFQKDIQEKEQADQLQKLATPAVVKEKPKVSINLFGDPAVATVAPDEKPAAKTQEVITAKVDEEDKPKLTVVGKIELEKPEAKTKRKKKKEEEEPAAEAPAPAEVPAVVAEEITRIEAPQLQGLKILGKIDSSKLKDTTKKKEDAKKAATPPGGAPVKKEESEADKKKRKRKRKKVNTSDFQPDERGNRAGQRTPEQSKEVSTKEIEDQIRATMAKLHQGGKNKRQKIRRDKREEMREKENIRQSAEDASAIQLTEFVTVSELANLMNVPVSDVIMTCMNMGIIVSINQRLDAEVIEILSEEFGHKIEFISAEEEGVEEEEDIVDDPADLVERAPIVTVMGHVDHGKTSLLDHIRKANVASGEAGGITQHIGAYEVKVGPDHKPITFLDTPGHEAFTAMRARGAKVTDIAVIIIAADDHVMPQTKEAISHAQAAGVPMVFAINKVDKAGADAERIKNELSQMNLLVEEWGGKYQSQDISAKSGLGIDSLLEKILLEAEVLNLKANPKRPANGTVIEASLDKGRGYVTKLLVQNGTLKNGDFILAGEHAGKVKAMFNERAQKLTKAPPSTPVLVLGLPGAPTAGEKFKVMEDEGEARLIAGRRAQINREQASRAAKRISLDEIGRRLALGNFKELKLIVKGDVDGSVEALADSLIKLSVEKIQVSVIHKAVGPIAESDVLLASASDAIVIGFQVRPSLGARNLAEKEGVQIKLYSIIYEAIDEIKAAMEGMLEPTKEEKIIGQIEVREVFKVSKVGTVAGCMVVEGKLARNNPVRIIRDGIVVYPNREGATAEIASLKRFKDDVKDVKENMECGISIKNFNDIKVGDIIEAYEITEVKQKLS